The sequence CTTTCGAATATTCTTTATCTACGAAACTTGTTCCAAACTCATCCAAAGGCGAAAAATCTTTTTTCCACTTTTCATTTTTAAGATTCATCACGCCTTTCCAAGTGAAAAGCATGGCGTTTCTTGCATTTCTCGTCGGCATTACACAATCCATCATATCGATTCCCAAACCGATGGATTCCAGAATGTTCCACGGAGTTCCCACTCCCATTAAATATCTTGGTTTTTCCTTTGGTAAAATATCGGTAACCTCATCCGTAATTCTGTACATTTCCTCTTCAGGCTCCCCTACGGAAAGTCCTCCGATGGCATTTCCTTCCGCACCGGCTTCAGAAATTACTTCAGCAGAAATTTTTCTTAAATCTGAATAGGTTGATCCCTGAACAATAGGGAAAAGTCTTTGTTTGTAACCGTATAATTCAGGATTATTTTCAGTCCATTCGATGCATCTTTTCAACCAGCGATGCGTAAGCTCCATTGATAATTTGGCCTGATTGTATTCGCAAGGATAAGCAACACATTCATCAAAAGCCATAAAAATATCGGCTCCGATCTGTCTTTGGATCTCCATTGATTTTTCCGGAGAAAACATGTGATAACTTCCGTCGATATGAGATTTGAATCTTGCTCCTTCCTCCGACATTTTTCGGCTACTTGCCAGGGAAAACACCTGAAAACCTCCCGAATCCGTAAGAATAGGAAGATCCCAGTTCATGAATTTGTGCAAACCTCCTGCATCCTGCATCGTTTCCATGCCCGGACGAAGGTATAAATGATACGTGTTCCCCAAAATAATCTGGGCTTTTATGTCTTCTTTTAATTCTCTTTGGTGAACTGTCTTTACGCTGGCAACAGTTCCTACAGGCATAAAAATCGGCGTCTGGATTTTACCGTGATCTGTGGTAAGTTCTCCTGCTCTAGCCTTCCCCTCCGAGGTTTTTTCTATAGTAAAAAATTTCTGCATTTTTAAAAATTATCTTGCGAAAGTCGGCAAATTCTGGTTCTTCTTCAGTTTCTCCTTTACATATTTGTCCGCTTTCGGATCTTTTTCCAATACTATTTTTTGTGCTTCTTCTGCAATTCCGTTCATCTTTTCTTTAACTACATAATATTTAAAGCTCTGAACAAAATCATCGGGTTTTACATTATGTGTTTTAAGGACATATCTTGTTCCCGCTTCCAGATTTGAATTCGGATACATGAACGTTGCCTGATCATTGATCGATAAATCGGCCAAAATTTCCGCCATCTGATCTTTCGGGATAAGATTTTTAGGCTTGTCGATATAATCTCCTCCGCAGGAAACGACAAAAATTAACAAAAAAATGAAGATCAGCTTTTTCATAACCTGTTGATTATTGATTTCCATTTTAAATTTAAAACTCCAAAAACCGCTTCATGAATGATTCCTCCATTCATTTTGCTTTCTCCTAAAATTCTGTTTGTAAAAATAATAGGTACTTCCACAATTCTGAATCCTTTTTTAAAAGCCCTGAATTTCATTTCAATCTGAAATCCATAACCTTTTAACCTTACATTATCCAAACCTATTTCTTCCAATACTCTTCTT is a genomic window of Chryseobacterium wanjuense containing:
- the tgt gene encoding tRNA guanosine(34) transglycosylase Tgt produces the protein MQKFFTIEKTSEGKARAGELTTDHGKIQTPIFMPVGTVASVKTVHQRELKEDIKAQIILGNTYHLYLRPGMETMQDAGGLHKFMNWDLPILTDSGGFQVFSLASSRKMSEEGARFKSHIDGSYHMFSPEKSMEIQRQIGADIFMAFDECVAYPCEYNQAKLSMELTHRWLKRCIEWTENNPELYGYKQRLFPIVQGSTYSDLRKISAEVISEAGAEGNAIGGLSVGEPEEEMYRITDEVTDILPKEKPRYLMGVGTPWNILESIGLGIDMMDCVMPTRNARNAMLFTWKGVMNLKNEKWKKDFSPLDEFGTSFVDKEYSKAYLRHLFVSKEYLAKQIASIHNLAFYLDLVKVAREHIMAGDFYEWKNSVVPVLRQRL
- a CDS encoding DUF4296 domain-containing protein, with the protein product MKKLIFIFLLIFVVSCGGDYIDKPKNLIPKDQMAEILADLSINDQATFMYPNSNLEAGTRYVLKTHNVKPDDFVQSFKYYVVKEKMNGIAEEAQKIVLEKDPKADKYVKEKLKKNQNLPTFAR